The DNA sequence CTCTCCAGCGTGTATCGGCGTACCAGGGTGCATCCTAACAGCGTAGTAACTACCCTCAATGACCTTCTCGTAACTGATCCTCCTAGCTTCCCCCTCGTAAATCTCTAAAGCCGTTAAAACATCGAAGTTCCTGGAGGGCATACCGATTGAGACGTAGCTAGTCACCGTACCGGCTGTGATGCGGATGGTTAAGTTGTAGGAGAGGAGGATATCCCCGGATCCCTCTATAACGAGCGTCACGTCCTCCTCCTCTACCTCGTAGCTTACTTGCGCTGATACGGCAGCTAGGGGTATCAAAAGGAGCAGCATTAGGACAGGAGTGATTACCCTATTCATCCCGCTACCCTACTGAGAGCACTATTTAATAGTGAGTCACGAGCTTAGCGGTGCAGCGTGCCCCCTCCGTGGAGGCATCGCCCGAATGACGGGATCCATGTTCCGGGATCATCCAATTGGGAGCACCCCGATGGAGCATCTCCACTTCGGTGCAACCTCGGACTTCTGATGGGGTCGAAGGAACACCCTTATTAGCTTTCAAGGTCTCCCTTACCGATGCTGATAGTCCCGGGGGTCGAGTTCGACGAGGAGAGGCTGAGACTATCGGTCGAGGGTAGAGAGGTGAAACCCGAGGTCAGATGGGTGAGCGACCTGAGGAAGGTCTTAATGAGACCCGAGTCCCTTGAGAAGGACTTCCCAGCTTACCTCATGTACAGGGACCTACCTCCTCTGACTAGCAGCTGGGCCAGGTTTGATCTAACGGTGATACTACCTTGGGAGGTAGGAGGGGAGCTAGCTAAGACAAAAGGGCACTATCATCTTCCCTTTAATGGAAAGCACCTTCCTGAGATATATTGTGTGCACTCAGGTGAGGCTGAGTTCCTCCTACAGAGGATGGGTGCTTCCCCCTACGACATAGAGGACTTCGTAGTGGTGACGGCGAGGGAGGGGTCGATCGTGACGGTACCCCCGCGGTACGGGCACGTCACGGTGAATCCCATAAACGGGGTTCTTGTGATGAGCAACGTGATACACAGGGGAGTTAAGCCCGATTACGGGACCTACGAGCTGACTAGGGGTGCAGCGTACTACATGACGAGGGATGGCATTGTCAGGAACGAGAACTACGCCTCAGTCCCCGAACCGAGGTACGAGGAACCGATCGAATCGGAAGGGAATATCTCAAAATTGCTCATCGATGAGGGCTTCTTGAGGATCCTAAACGGGGCTTAGAGGGGCCTCAGCTTGTACTCGACCCCTCCCTTGATGTGACCGTAGCCTATCAACCTCCACCTGTTCCCCACTCTCGCGGATATAGCCACCCTCTGCTCCAGCTCCGCCACCGCTGGTATCCTGATGACGAGCCTCATCAAGTTCTCACCACTGAGCTCCTTCAATACGGCTGGTACGGTAGCCGTACCTACGTTCAGCTGGATGAAATCACCGCTCTTAGGCTTACTCACAGGTACCTCCTCCTTCATGCCTACTATCTTATCGAAGAACCTAGCTTCCACATCCAGCTCAGACCAGGTAGGCGGTAGTTCGTTCGGCATACCCACGACACTACCGACCATGTTATCCGCCTTAGTGAGGGCCGGATCCAGGAGCGTGCCAACGCCTATGAGGCCGCCCGGGTGGGCTTCGTCCAACGGGGTTTCCTCGCTCTTCAGGCTCACTATCCTCGTAGTTAAAGGGATGAACCTACCTCCTCTATAGGCACCAGGCCTTATCTCTATCTCATCACCGACCCTGAACCTTCCCTGGATTATGGTACCACCTAGAACACCGCCCACGAGCTTCTCAGGCCTAGTCCCCGGCCTGTTGACGTCGAAGGACCTAGCTACGTACATCTTAGGGGGCTTGCTCGGATCCCTCCTCGGGGGGGTGAAACGCCTCGTCATCTCCCTCACTAAGAAGTTTATGTTGACCCCGTGAAGAGCTGAAACAGGTATTACAGGAGGTACCTCATCGAGATTCGACTCTAGGAACCTTATGATCTGCTCGTAGTTCCTCAGGGCTTCTTCCTCGCTCACGAGCTCTATCTTAGTCTGGACCACTATCATCTGAGTAACCCCCATTATCTTGAGGGCCATCAGGTGCTCCCTGGTCTGGGGTTGCGGCACGGGCTCGTTCGAAGCTATCACGAAGAGGACAGCGTCCATCAGCGTGGAGCCAGCTAGCATCGTGGCCATGAGCGTATCGTGACCCGGGCAGTCAACTAGCGATATCTTCCTGAGGAGGACCGTCTCGCTCCCATCTAAAGGGCATGTCCTCGATGTCGTGTAGTAGTCGCATGAGGGGCACCTCCTTAGCTCCGCGTTAGCGTAACCCAGCTTTATCGTGATCCCCCTCCTGAGCTCCTCGCTGTGCCTCTCGGGCCAGATCCCGGTTAACGCTTGTACTAGCGTTGACTTGCCGTGATCAACGTGACCCGCGGTGCCCACGTTCATCTCCGGCTGTAGTGGCCCTTGAACCATGGAATCACCTTATGAAGCCTCGCTCTTCCCTAATACCTCTTCTAGAGACTTTTCTCCACGTCTCAATACCTTCAGATTTATCTGCCTAGTGGCATCGGAGACGATGCTCCCTCTGACGAGCTTAGCTCTCCTCTCCCCCTCTCTCCTGGGATGGAAACCGGGAGGTGAGGATAGAAGAACCCTCTTCTTCCCGGGAGTCGGAAGAGAAGGGTGCATGGGGAAGCCGTCCCTATCGGTCCCGCCGGTTATCAAGAACGTGTAGCCCGCCAAACCGATCGGATCACCGGAGATCTCCTCCCCCACCCTCTTACCGACGAAGTACCTCAGGCTATCCCTCGGTAGTTTCAGGTGGAAGGTCCTTCCGGTGCTGGGGTCCCCTATATCGAGCACCAGGAACTCCTCAACGATACCCCTCCTCCTACTCGTCGACATTCGATCACCTCGAGGAGGGCCCCCAAGTAATCTATAAAAGCTGAACTACTCCTCGGGCTCTCCCCTACCGGAGTACCTCAACCAGATTATCTTCCTGTAGAGGGACCTCTCATCCTCGCTCATCTTACTGAAGTAGATGTCCCTGGATCTCTCATCATCGAATTCACTGACGTCCGTGTAGAGGACTCTTCCCTCCTTCACGTTCCTCCCAACGACTCCTCCCTTTATCGAGATGGCCACCCTCTGGCCTGTCCTGGCCTCAGGTATCCTGTTACCCTCGTGCTGTATGTCGAGAACGACCCCCACCCTCCTACCTCTCTCGTTCAAGAGAGGGTAGCCGGGTC is a window from the Candidatus Korarchaeum sp. genome containing:
- a CDS encoding glucose-6-phosphate isomerase family protein is translated as MLIVPGVEFDEERLRLSVEGREVKPEVRWVSDLRKVLMRPESLEKDFPAYLMYRDLPPLTSSWARFDLTVILPWEVGGELAKTKGHYHLPFNGKHLPEIYCVHSGEAEFLLQRMGASPYDIEDFVVVTAREGSIVTVPPRYGHVTVNPINGVLVMSNVIHRGVKPDYGTYELTRGAAYYMTRDGIVRNENYASVPEPRYEEPIESEGNISKLLIDEGFLRILNGA
- a CDS encoding eS6 family ribosomal protein, which gives rise to MSTSRRRGIVEEFLVLDIGDPSTGRTFHLKLPRDSLRYFVGKRVGEEISGDPIGLAGYTFLITGGTDRDGFPMHPSLPTPGKKRVLLSSPPGFHPRREGERRAKLVRGSIVSDATRQINLKVLRRGEKSLEEVLGKSEAS
- a CDS encoding translation initiation factor IF-2 subunit gamma; the protein is MVQGPLQPEMNVGTAGHVDHGKSTLVQALTGIWPERHSEELRRGITIKLGYANAELRRCPSCDYYTTSRTCPLDGSETVLLRKISLVDCPGHDTLMATMLAGSTLMDAVLFVIASNEPVPQPQTREHLMALKIMGVTQMIVVQTKIELVSEEEALRNYEQIIRFLESNLDEVPPVIPVSALHGVNINFLVREMTRRFTPPRRDPSKPPKMYVARSFDVNRPGTRPEKLVGGVLGGTIIQGRFRVGDEIEIRPGAYRGGRFIPLTTRIVSLKSEETPLDEAHPGGLIGVGTLLDPALTKADNMVGSVVGMPNELPPTWSELDVEARFFDKIVGMKEEVPVSKPKSGDFIQLNVGTATVPAVLKELSGENLMRLVIRIPAVAELEQRVAISARVGNRWRLIGYGHIKGGVEYKLRPL